From a single Stackebrandtia endophytica genomic region:
- a CDS encoding NAD(P)H-binding protein has product MIVVTGASGRLGRLVIDQLLARGTDPDSIIAVIRNPAREVRLQGRNLRIRHADYTDPDSLRTAFAGADRILLISSNAGRGRIAHHRNVVDAARNAEVDLLVYTSMLRADDSGIGLAIDHRETETAIAHSQVPSVILRNGWYLENYTENLATDLATGMHLGSAGDGRVAAAARIDYAAAAAAVLTDDGHAGNTYELAADFGFTMSELAETVTRVSGKPLIYTDLPSGEHVKALVDAGIPEAAAELYADWDAGISRGDLDVAGPKLRELIGRAPTSLSQAVTATLN; this is encoded by the coding sequence ATGATCGTGGTTACCGGCGCGTCCGGCCGACTCGGGCGACTCGTCATCGATCAGTTGCTGGCACGGGGAACCGACCCGGACTCGATCATCGCCGTGATCCGCAACCCGGCCCGCGAGGTCCGCCTTCAAGGGCGGAACCTGCGCATCCGGCACGCCGACTACACCGACCCCGACAGTCTGCGCACCGCGTTCGCCGGTGCCGACCGGATCCTGTTGATCTCCTCCAACGCCGGGCGCGGCCGGATCGCCCATCACCGCAACGTCGTCGACGCGGCCCGAAACGCCGAGGTCGACCTGCTGGTCTACACCAGCATGCTGCGCGCCGACGACTCCGGTATCGGGCTGGCGATCGACCACCGTGAGACCGAGACCGCGATCGCACACTCCCAGGTGCCCAGCGTGATCCTGCGAAACGGCTGGTACCTGGAGAACTACACCGAGAACCTGGCGACCGACCTGGCCACCGGCATGCACCTGGGCAGCGCCGGAGACGGTCGGGTCGCCGCGGCCGCGCGCATCGACTACGCGGCGGCGGCCGCGGCGGTGCTGACCGACGACGGTCACGCTGGCAACACCTACGAGTTGGCCGCCGACTTCGGATTCACCATGTCGGAATTGGCCGAGACCGTCACCCGGGTCAGCGGGAAACCGCTGATCTACACCGATCTGCCGTCCGGGGAGCACGTCAAGGCGCTGGTCGACGCGGGTATCCCGGAAGCGGCCGCCGAGTTGTACGCCGACTGGGACGCCGGCATCTCGCGTGGTGACCTCGACGTGGCCGGCCCGAAACTGCGCGAGTTGATCGGTCGGGCCCCCACGAGCCTGTCCCAGGCGGTCACCGCCACATTGAACTGA
- a CDS encoding VOC family protein codes for MVNFASVVPILPVSDMKQAVINYERLGFKVTAYETGDYAFALRDEAAIHLAKVAETDPVHSQVAVYLYVDNADNLAEEWKHVPGELVRPADTVYGLREGAYIDPDGNLIRYGSKLKS; via the coding sequence ATGGTGAACTTTGCGTCCGTGGTGCCCATTCTGCCGGTCAGCGACATGAAGCAGGCCGTCATCAACTACGAGCGACTCGGGTTCAAGGTGACGGCGTACGAGACCGGCGACTACGCCTTCGCGTTGCGCGACGAGGCGGCGATTCACCTGGCGAAGGTGGCCGAGACCGATCCGGTTCACTCGCAGGTGGCGGTGTACCTGTACGTCGACAACGCCGACAACCTCGCCGAGGAGTGGAAGCACGTTCCCGGTGAACTGGTGCGGCCGGCCGACACCGTCTACGGACTTCGAGAGGGCGCCTATATCGACCCGGACGGCAACCTCATCCGCTACGGTTCCAAACTGAAATCGTGA